The following coding sequences are from one Candidatus Nitrohelix vancouverensis window:
- a CDS encoding response regulator transcription factor: MASTIKIFITDDHTIFREGLKKLLSSYDDMQVIGEADNGEQTLVDIRKVQPDIILLDIAMPELSGLEVLTQLNMEFPDLKVIILSMYSEEQHEIRMLQTGASAYITKGASKEQLVDGIRKVYQGEKVVSPYLSQKIAMNFGKKQTELPLDTLSNREFQVLRLIASGKTVSQIGEILHISVKTVSAHRSHILDKLQMHSNSELIRFALDEGLI, encoded by the coding sequence ATGGCGTCGACTATTAAAATTTTTATCACAGACGATCACACGATATTCCGGGAGGGATTGAAGAAACTGCTTTCCTCTTACGATGACATGCAGGTTATTGGTGAAGCCGATAATGGCGAGCAGACCCTTGTCGACATTCGCAAGGTTCAGCCTGATATCATTTTACTCGACATTGCGATGCCTGAACTGAGCGGGCTTGAGGTCTTGACTCAGTTGAATATGGAGTTCCCGGATTTAAAAGTTATTATCTTGAGTATGTATTCAGAAGAGCAACATGAAATCAGAATGCTTCAGACGGGAGCGTCTGCTTATATCACTAAAGGCGCATCGAAGGAGCAGTTGGTCGATGGTATTCGAAAAGTTTATCAGGGGGAGAAAGTAGTCAGTCCGTATTTGTCTCAAAAAATTGCAATGAATTTTGGTAAAAAACAGACAGAGCTTCCACTGGATACTTTAAGCAACCGGGAGTTTCAGGTTTTACGTTTGATCGCCTCCGGCAAAACGGTGTCCCAGATTGGCGAAATTCTCCACATAAGCGTGAAGACCGTCAGCGCTCATCGAAGTCACATTCTTGATAAACTGCAGATGCACTCCAATTCTGAGCTGATACGCTTTGCTCTCGATGAAGGTTTGATTTAA
- a CDS encoding response regulator, protein MISPEQYQSARILIVDDEIANVALLEVILEQQDYVNIRSTTDAREAVAIYEEFNPDLVLLDIQMPHMDGFQVLEGFKKLERTCAPVMVLTADQDFDVRIRALTQGAKDFLTKPLVPMEVMRRITNLLESRLMHNELNEQNEILEATVRARTAELSNTRLEIVHRLGKAGEYRDNETGNHVIRIGCFSACIGKALGLNASECELLRNASPMHDIGKIGIPDSILLKRAPLTDDEWGVMRKHTLYGAEIFSGNESPLIKTAHIVALQHHEKWDGSGYPNSLKEEEISLEARIVSICDVFDALTSVRPYKEAWDLGDTLDFMKKNKGSHFDPAVYEKFLSVLPEILEIKNALNDGGKEISISPEYEKTYSMA, encoded by the coding sequence ATGATAAGTCCCGAACAATATCAAAGCGCCAGAATTTTGATCGTTGATGATGAGATCGCAAATGTTGCTCTTTTGGAGGTAATTCTGGAGCAACAGGATTATGTGAATATTAGAAGCACTACAGACGCGCGCGAAGCGGTCGCAATCTACGAAGAGTTCAATCCGGATTTGGTATTGCTGGACATACAAATGCCCCATATGGATGGGTTTCAGGTTCTGGAGGGATTTAAGAAACTGGAACGCACCTGTGCGCCGGTCATGGTTTTGACGGCCGATCAGGATTTTGATGTCCGTATCAGAGCTTTGACGCAAGGGGCGAAAGATTTCTTGACTAAACCCCTGGTTCCAATGGAAGTGATGCGACGTATCACGAACTTGCTGGAATCCCGTTTGATGCACAACGAGCTCAACGAGCAGAATGAGATTCTTGAAGCGACAGTTCGTGCGCGAACAGCCGAATTGAGTAATACACGGCTTGAAATTGTCCACCGTTTAGGGAAAGCAGGCGAATATCGCGACAATGAGACGGGTAATCATGTGATACGCATCGGATGTTTTTCCGCCTGTATTGGTAAAGCCCTGGGGCTGAATGCCAGCGAGTGCGAATTGCTGAGAAATGCAAGTCCGATGCATGATATCGGGAAAATAGGGATTCCCGACAGCATCCTTTTAAAAAGGGCGCCTCTTACTGATGATGAATGGGGGGTGATGAGAAAGCATACTCTGTACGGCGCTGAAATTTTTTCTGGTAATGAGTCTCCATTGATAAAAACCGCTCATATAGTGGCTTTACAACATCATGAAAAATGGGATGGGTCGGGGTATCCAAACAGTCTCAAGGAGGAGGAAATTTCTCTTGAGGCAAGAATTGTGAGCATCTGCGACGTGTTTGATGCGTTAACCTCTGTGCGTCCTTATAAGGAGGCCTGGGATTTGGGCGATACGCTCGATTTTATGAAAAAGAATAAAGGGAGCCATTTTGATCCGGCGGTGTATGAAAAATTCCTGAGCGTTCTTCCGGAAATACTGGAGATTAAAAATGCATTGAACGATGGTGGTAAAGAAATATCGATAAGCCCTGAATATGAGAAGACCTATTCAATGGCATGA